ATAGAAGGATAACACAATGAATCTTAAAAAGGTAGGCAGTGGACAGCTTTCTTTCACCCTCTTAAAGGGCCTGTAATatataaaactgaattttcttcacctttttttaatgaagtatGTAAACATACAACTTTTAAAACATCCTGTTCACTGTTCAGTCGCCCAGTCCATATGCCCTTAACATGGAAAGTCAGCTGCATTAACCGGTCACTTTAATTCAATCTTCTGTGATATGATTACATATATCACATGATATATGTATGATTACATATATTTAGTCTGCAGcttattcacactgaagttttaAGGAGCATAAAATAAGAACAGCgatcatttgtgtgtgtgtacccacacacacacacacacatacacacgtctTAATGGCATAAAACCTGAATGCCAGAAGGCACCTGCTGACGCATTCTGATATCATGCCTGTTGAATGCTCGTTGAACCAGCCCTACAGAGTTGTTAGgcttagcattctcctccaagtgtgttgagctgtctagTGATGACAGTTGGgcaaaaatccaaaaaagacaTTGAACTATTGTTGTTCCCCACACAGGAACTGAAGGACAGCATTCAGCTGCTCCTCACCACTAAGATTGCAGTATACTTGATGACATTTTTAATAGTCACTGTTGCTTGGGCAGCCCACATAAGGTGAGTATggctcaattaaaaaaaatcattcaccAAACTGTACATGGACCtagtaaatttttttttcttatttcttcaaCCACTCCATTGTTAGGCTGTTTCAGGTCATTGAGCGCATCGATGACACTCTTGCACTTCTTAATCTGGTGAGTTTTCAGATACAAACATAGCCAAACATTTATGTAAGATAagcctttttttaatgaagttaTAACGCAAGTTTTTTTACTTCTGTTGTCGCTCCTATTTCAGGCTTGCATGATGCTGATAACATTTCTGCCTTACACAGTGAGTAATGCGCTTTTGAGGAAAAGGgtagttcattttaaaagtactaaaattGACTTCCCCGTTTAACCTTACACTACACCATCACATATAGCACTTCCCCACAAAACACAAGGTTCACTGAAAAGTGAAAGGTAAACAGAAGGAAGCTGATACGAAAGAAAGCTCGAGTGACTGACAGTATTGTTTTGTACCTCTTGCAGTTTTCTCTGATGGCGACATTCCCAAATAACGTTCTTGgcattgtgtttttctgtgcctgtgtcaTTGTAATTGGCCTCATTCAGGTAAGGAAGCTACAATCTTTGCTTTAAACGCTGCTGCTGGATAAAATATTCCCACTTTGCTGAAATTCGCTCATGTACCTACAGGCAGTTATTGTCATTTATGGATTTAGCCGTCCTTTCCTCCTGAACGAGCACATTCAGATGTCAGAGAACCGGGCCTACTACAGACGCCACATCCTTGAAATTATAACGAAGGTTCCTTTAATGTGCTTCTTTGCCAGCatcttttctttcatcttttttcaACTGGTTAGTGTTACATTTCACACTTTCCAATGGCCATTTAAAGCAAAAGAGATTACATCATTATAATATTTAGGCCCATTCCAATGAATATATCTTTCACAAACACCAGTCAGTTGTGATGCCAGCATATACAAAATTTagaatttgaaaaatgaaacatttagaTTCAAATAGTTGCAAATTGGGTGAAATCAATCAAAAGGATTTTTTTGGTTTGAATCATCAGTCAAATCTACACAACAGTCTAATgcccatgatttttttttattaaacaactGTCTACCGATGCCAATCTGCTTCTAGATAGCATCATGCATTCCTAACAACTTTTCTCCAAGAAGACAGCCTTCTTTTTACTAGATTTAGGGGAGGTTTTTTTGTCCTCAGGACATCTTGAAGCTCTGACAGTTTAATACCCACAACACTTGCTTCCTCATAAACAGgttaaaacagtgtaaaattgGTCAAATTTTTAATTAGGCACAGTATATAACCACAAcacagtaatagtagtaatgcaGTGTGATTGACTTTAAATCTGTACCATCCTGAatctgtgctttttgtttttcagtcttaTGTCCTGCTGGCCATCGTCATATTCATGCCCTATATTTCTCAGTGTTTGAAATGGATTCGGAACAAAGCCATCGGTGGTAAGTAGATGTCTGCGGTTGCTTTTATAGGTTGTGAAATTTAGCACTGAATCAAGTGTGTATTTTTGCTCAGATGTAATTTCTTTTCATCTGAATTTGGTCtttggctgatttttttttttttttttttccaggtccATCAGACGACACTCCAGACGCCATGCTGTTTTATACCTATCACCCGAATGAACCACTGAGCAAAGAGCGAGTAGAGGCTTTCAGTGACGGTGTATACGCCATTGTAGCAACCCTTCTCATCTTAGACATATGGTCTGTATCTATGCTGTTATTGTGTTAAAGGAAAATTAGTCCAACATTGAGCGAATAATTTTAAGTCCCTGCCATTTTGCCCTCAGACTGCATAAATGCCCTCTTGATTGGTGCACATTTTATATAAGATCCTAAGAGCTAGTGGATCAGCTTGGGTTCAACAGCTTTCATTGCTTGTATACCCCCTCTAGATTTTAGTTAACTCCCACctgtcacacatgcacacatcacCAAAGTGTTGAAAATGGGTAAACTTCCAATGTGTACATTTTGAACAACCAATGTTGACAGTAAGGGACATTAATGACTTTTTAAACAAGATTTTTGGAAACCAAACAGATCTTGCAATGCAACGTGAACTATTTAAAAGTGGAGCTCACACATTTCTAGTAAATACTGGGGGTCAGTTCCCTGCTGTGGCAGGATTACCATCCTTTAAATGTGCTTTGGGGAAGACACTGTTTATTTTCCTCTTTCCCTCCTCTCTTTAGAATGAGTGAATGTCATATGCTCTATATTTTGGTTCCCTTTTTTCCCCTAAAAAATGTCTGTGCACAGGCCTGTCTGTTCAGAATTCATAATACATAACAGAATGCTAACAAAATGTCCACCACTCTGTTCCCTTCAGTGAGGACAACGTGCCAGACCCTTCCCTTGTGCAGAAGGAGTTCGGCGGCAGCCTCTTCGCAGCTCTTCAAGAGTATGGCCACGAGTACCTGGCCTATTTTGGCTCCTTCGCCACTGTGGGTCTGCTGTGGTTTGTCCACCACTCACTCTTCCTGCATGTGACCCGGGCCACTCGTCTAATGGGCCTCTTCAACACCTTTTCCCTAGCCTTCATAGGTGGTCTACCGCTGGCCTACCAGCTGACCCACGAGTTCCCCAGTGGCTCCCGCAATGAGCTGGAGGCCATCCAAATCAGCTGCGTCATTATTTTCTTTGCAGGCCTCTTCCAGCTGGCCTTGTGGGTCACTGCGCTCTTCTCAGAGCACGAGACTCTGCACCCGTACGTGCATTACGGAGGCCGGGAGCACGCCTTCATGTTCgccaaactctctctctatccctgtgTAGCTTTAGGGACTTTCTTCTTCACCTGCATCCTCAGCCGCTTCAGTGCACCCATCTTTCACTTGATGCAGATTGCTGTCCCCTTTGCTTTCCTGCTGCTCAGGCTGCTGGTGCGGGTGACGCTGGCTGTGCTTAGGTGGCTCTTCTGTCCCGCTAGACCCGACATTGGAAACACGCCAGTGGAAGAGGGCGACTCACGTCTGCCCTTTAATGACATTGTCACCTAGCAGGAGATGGTCAGTGCTGGGTTAAGTCCAGCAGGTTCTGGGCCTATATTCACAAAAAAATCTCTGAAGTCCTCTACAAATGCTTGTAATTTCatgtaatgtgatttttttgctgttcagtgAGTTTGGAGGAATGTAGATAACGTTATCATGGACAAAGTCAGCACTGAATGGCTGTGTTAGGACTTTGGAATAAGGAGGTCATTGCCTTCTTTAGTAAAAAGACAAGTGGAACtacaaaaaactaaagttgtGAACTGAAAAACCCGTTTATCTAAGTCAGAGCAGACAGCATGCCATGGGGAGTTTCATCAGTAATTGGACTGAAAAGTGTTTAACATACACTGAGCTAAGAAAACCCTGTAACCCAACCCAAAAGCAGAAattgtcatgaaatttgcaGTATTTGATTAAATTTAGCCTAAACAGTAAAATCAAATCTGCTAAAGCCTGTCCATCAAGCCTTTTATCCATCAGTTAGATTGGTGAGATATTTGATTgttactttagttttttttttggtaaaatctTATCGAATGAATT
This sequence is a window from Pygocentrus nattereri isolate fPygNat1 chromosome 20, fPygNat1.pri, whole genome shotgun sequence. Protein-coding genes within it:
- the tmem175 gene encoding endosomal/lysosomal potassium channel TMEM175 gives rise to the protein MGEHDESEIIEHHDDEEMEKRNRFRKDSNSLLESLTPSERDGQRSTQPSHRLLAYSDALISIIATVMILPVAHTKFQNTEELKDSIQLLLTTKIAVYLMTFLIVTVAWAAHIRLFQVIERIDDTLALLNLACMMLITFLPYTFSLMATFPNNVLGIVFFCACVIVIGLIQAVIVIYGFSRPFLLNEHIQMSENRAYYRRHILEIITKVPLMCFFASIFSFIFFQLSYVLLAIVIFMPYISQCLKWIRNKAIGGPSDDTPDAMLFYTYHPNEPLSKERVEAFSDGVYAIVATLLILDICEDNVPDPSLVQKEFGGSLFAALQEYGHEYLAYFGSFATVGLLWFVHHSLFLHVTRATRLMGLFNTFSLAFIGGLPLAYQLTHEFPSGSRNELEAIQISCVIIFFAGLFQLALWVTALFSEHETLHPYVHYGGREHAFMFAKLSLYPCVALGTFFFTCILSRFSAPIFHLMQIAVPFAFLLLRLLVRVTLAVLRWLFCPARPDIGNTPVEEGDSRLPFNDIVT